A stretch of Prunus dulcis chromosome 6, ALMONDv2, whole genome shotgun sequence DNA encodes these proteins:
- the LOC117630287 gene encoding uncharacterized protein LOC117630287, with translation MSEIFTGFVSGFEEFRADPVKMCLRQDGTLFCCFSFSLHSRSSSLVGRFDSVGFDRIPIPNPNQCLNVRDREITHGFRTVTPYIRQSSPTKQLQFLRAYLVKQDQRTQTLGFPMAANMRNRRARTTVDGLAAVDNLDLQIEDIAARFKEFSESVKAALSIEQVGEFLEANGQDLSGSDDALLRRWSLLAWMSFNYLAKRQKDAAQKPKKAHGKDSDVLNPGEQTVEKSKPKGHKPDIQNEQRMEERVPEEGK, from the exons AGACAAGACGGTACTTTGTTTTGTTGCTTCTCGTTCTCTCTGCACTCTCGCTCCTCGTCGCTTGTGGGCCGATTCGATTCGGTTGGATTCGATCGGATCCCAATTCCCAACCCAAATCAGTGTTTGAATGTCAGGGATCGTGAAATCACCCACGGCTTTCGCACAGTAACGCCGT ATATTAGACAAAGTTCACCAACCAAGCAGTTGCAGTTCCTCCGAGCATACCTG GTCAAACAAGACCAGCGAACACAAACTCTGGGGTTTCCGATGGCAGCAAACATGAGAAATCGGAGAGCAAGAACTACG GTGGACGGACTCGCTGCGGTTGACAACCTCGACCTCCAAATAGAAGACATAGCTGCTAGATTTAAGGAATTCTCAGAATCAGTCAAGGCGGCGCTCTCAATTGAACAAGTAGGTGAATTCTTGGAAGCTAATGGCCAAGATTTGTCTGGCTCTGATGATGCTCTTCTCCGAAGATG GTCACTCCTCGCCTGGATGAGCTTCAATTATTTAG CAAAGAGGCAGAAAGATGCAGCTCAAAAGCCAAAGAAAGCACATGGGAAGGATTCTGATGTTCTGAACCCAGGTGAACAAACAGTGGAAAAGAGCAAACCGAAGGGTCACAAACCAGATATACAAAATGAGCAACGGATGGAAGAGCGTGTTCCAGAGGAAG GCAAATGA